One Triticum dicoccoides isolate Atlit2015 ecotype Zavitan chromosome 5B, WEW_v2.0, whole genome shotgun sequence genomic window carries:
- the LOC119310411 gene encoding phosphatidylinositol 4-kinase gamma 5-like — protein sequence MSRDLDCPVQTQMAVAVLDRSFSSDYPASSKTEGRPLSWKRVFVQTDNGSVLGIELERGENAHSVKKKLQIALNVSTEESSLTFGDLVLNNDLSNVRNDSPLLLTRNQMHRSSSTPCLSPTGNGVQQRDRSGPIAILGCSSPSPQMKQLAKDIVKAIRNDVDPVAVNSGMGGAYYFNNIWGEHVAIVKPTDEEPFAPNNPKGFVGKTLGQPGLKRSVRVGETGFREVAAYLLDHGHFANVPPTMLVKITHTVFNVNATVGCNHKMFHNKSQAVSKIASLQQFIPHDFDASDHGTSSFPVSAVHRIGILDIRIFNTDRHSGNLLVRKVGPGSDNFGVQTELIPIDHGLCLPECLEDPYFEWIHWPQASIPFSEEELEYIANLDPLKDADMLRMELPMIRKACLRVLVLSTIFLKEGAAFGLCLSEIGEMMSRQFTGKEEEPSELELLCMEARKWVEDRELFLPEAGVEDDDDDFTQFSLDGEDDSDAFESPSFSRFGPMKASHRNPLSKLAECDEEEDDDKEMIKDDSDPLNGMFPKLVPPVSKLSASLKGFGFHGKAKPYHGGIPKTKSKVAAKTNYSGEGSMYQSGSRSANEMLPPSASFVKLSDMGSEEWNAFLDKFQELLPSAFEARKHAAGAGPRPLQRLGTSCQF from the coding sequence ATGTCCAGGGACTTGGATTGTCCTGTTCAGACACAGATGGCTGTTGCAGTCCTGGATCGGAGTTTCAGCAGTGACTATCCTGCAAGCAGCAAAACTGAGGGGAGACCATTGAGCTGGAAGAGAGTTTTTGTTCAAACTGATAATGGTTCTGTCCTGGGCATTGAACTGGAGAGGGGGGAAAATGCGCACTCTGTGAAAAAAAAGCTGCAGATAGCTTTGAATGTTTCCACAGAGGAGAGCTCACTGACCTTTGGTGATCTTGTTCTGAACAATGATCTCAGCAATGTCCGCAATGACTCGCCGTTGCTCCTCACAAGGAATCAGATGCATCGGAGCAGCTCAACACCTTGTCTCTCTCCTACTGGAAACGGCGTGCAACAGCGAGACCGTAGTGGACCCATTGCTATCCTTGGATGTTCAAGCCCTTCCCCTCAGATGAAACAGCTTGCTAAGGATATTGTCAAAGCCATAAGGAATGATGTTGACCCAGTAGCTGTTAACAGTGGGATGGGTGGTGCCTACTACTTCAATAACATTTGGGGTGAACATGTTGCAATTGTAAAGCCAACGGATGAGGAACCATTTGCTCCAAATAATCCTAAAGGCTTTGTAGGGAAGACACTTGGACAGCCAGGCCTCAAAAGGTCTGTACGAGTTGGTGAGACAGGGTTCAGAGAGGTTGCTGCTTACCTCCTTGACCACGGCCACTTTGCAAATGTTCCTCCAACCATGCTGGTCAAGATCACACACACTGTGTTCAATGTGAATGCCACTGTTGGCTGCAATCATAAGATGTTCCACAACAAATCACAGGCTGTGAGCAAGATTGCATCATTGCAGCAGTTCATACCTCATGATTTTGATGCCAGCGACCATGGGACATCAAGCTTCCCTGTATCTGCTGTGCACAGGATTGGCATTCTTGACATCAGAATCTTCAACACGGACAGGCATTCGGGCAATCTTCTGGTCAGGAAAGTTGGTCCTGGGTCTGACAACTTTGGAGTGCAGACTGAACTCATTCCTATTGATCATGGTCTTTGTCTGCCCGAATGTCTAGAGGACCCTTACTTTGAATGGATTCACTGGCCACAAGCATCCATCCCTTTCTCTGAGGAGGAACTTGAATACATTGCAAATTTGGATCCTTTAAAAGATGCTGATATGCTACGGATGGAGCTTCCCATGATCCGCAAGGCATGTCTGCGGGTGCTGGTGCTGTCAACAATATTTCTCAAGGAAGGTGCAGCATTTGGCCTCTGCTTGTCCGAAATAGGAGAGATGATGAGCAGGCAGTTTACTGGGAAAGAAGAAGAGCCAagtgagcttgagcttctttgcatGGAGGCAAGGAAGTGGGTCGAGGACAGAGAGCTATTTCTTCCAGAAGCCGGAgttgaagacgacgatgatgacttCACCCAGTTCTCTCTTGACGGCGAGGATGATTCAGATGCATTTGAATCACCCTCATTCAGCAGGTTTGGTCCCATGAAGGCAAGTCACAGGAACCCACTGTCAAAGCTAGCCGAGtgtgatgaggaggaggatgatgacAAGGAGATGATCAAGGATGACTCTGACCCCTTGAACGGTATGTTTCCGAAGCTGGTCCCTCCTGTCTCAAAACTGTCCGCGTCGCTGAAGGGGTTTGGTTTCCATGGGAAAGCTAAACCCTACCACGGAGGCATTCCGAAGACGAAGAGCAAGGTGGCTGCTAAAACTAACTATAGTGGCGAAGGTAGTATGTATCAGTCTGGAAGCAGGAGCGCGAATGAGATGCTCCCTCCCAGCGCCAGTTTTGTGAAGCTGTCGGACATGGGCTCCGAGGAGTGGAATGCGTTCCTCGACAAGTTCCAGGAGCTCCTCCCGAGCGCCTTCGAAGCACGGAAGCACGCGGCTGGCGCCGGCCCGCGCCCGCTGCAGAGGCTGGGAACTTCTTGCCAGTTTTGA